The sequence taaaggacttggaagagcagttgaacggaatggatagtgttacttgaaaggaggatataagatgatcatcaacaaaagcaaaacgaggataatggaatgtagtcgaattaactctggtgatgctgagggaattagattaggaaatgagacacttaaagtagtaaaggagttttgctatttggggagcaaaataagtgatgatggccaaagtagggaggatataaaatgtagactggcaatggcaaggaaagcgtttctcaagaagagaaatttgttaacatcgagtatagatttaagtgtcaggaagtcatttctgaaagtattttgtatggagtgtagccatgtatggaagtgaatcatggatgataaatagtttggacaagaagagaatagaagctttcgaaagaagaatgctgaagattagatgggtagatcacataactaatgaggaagtattgaatcggattgctgagaagagaagtttgtggcacaacttgaccagaagaagggatcggttggtaggacatgttctgaggcatcaagggatcagcaatttcgtattggagggcagcgtggagggtgaaaatcgtagaggaagaccaagagatgaatacactaagcagattcagaaggatgtaggttgcagtaggtactgggagatgaagaagcttgtacaggatagagtagcatggagagctgcatcaaaccagtctcaggactgaagaccacaacaacaaacaacaaaattttgtgaTTACTTAGAATTATTTCCCATTATCAGTTGTATGCCTACGGCGTCAACAGCCCACTTTACTtacatttggccggccgcggtggtctcgcggttctaggcacgcagtacggaaccgtgcgactgctacggtcgcagtttcgaatcctgcctcgggcatggttgtgtgtgatgtccttaggttagttaggtttaagtagttctaagttctaggggactgatgaccacagcagttgagtcccatagtgctcagagccatttttacttaCATTTGCGAAGTCACGTGCAGCTCATTAACCTGAAACAAATGACGTCTCACATTCTGGTTGCCTATTTGCTGGGACAGGTCAATCCAGCCTGGCGAAATCAGCGACCTCACAGTGGTGGGGATTTCCAACAGCCAATCACAGCCTAGTATGCTGTCAACAATTAAAGTGAAACAATcaaagacataaataaataaatgcttctgAGATAATTACTGCTTCTCACCACATCTGAAGTACTTTGTTACGTGTGTGTCGTGATGCAGATATTGAACATGACTAGCAAGCTGTCAAACAAGAAAATAATGCAGTACTGGATCATCTGTGAAGAGTTTCATTGCGAGTGTCTAAAGGTTGTgattagggctgttgacaaaatgtCGTTACATCGATGTTTTCTAAGAAAAGGTGTCGATATATACTGGTGATATTTTCTTCAAAGATATACCGATATGTCAGTAttgaaatggcaatatcgagtgcggatacttttattttatattatatttaatCGCAATTTTCGATAAGTATCTGAAGTCGTTcttttgtagtagaacataatcttAGTTTCACTGTgtaaaggagtcttactactttttagaTTTCACCACTTGCTGTCTttgtctttgactgtgtgaaacaaaGAACAAAGATGGCACAAGGGAGAAGTCCgtttgcaactggtggtggcgggggggggggggggggggggggggcgatatgaaTTCAATAACAAGATATCCAATAAGAAGAATTAGCACAGCAGTTGCCTTAAAAAATAGTTTCTAACGCAACTTGTGTGGTATTTCTTTACATCTGCATTCTTCAAAAACTGTtgctgaaaataatgatgaaaaatctaaatgacaagatcggTCTTTGTggtgggtggagacgtgtgaggggaaatgctgacgtaatcggcgctctgcTCTACCGACAGAAACCGCAACGCTTAACTTAACCAcgcaaagaaatgaaatgatcgtatggcgttgttggccgggagcctcccccccccccccctaatttttACACTACAACTGCTACGTCGCTGGCGTTGGcggaaatgaaaaaacagggaagtcgacatgaagtgttccagacaagttCGATATGTGACGAACCCGAATGactgacccatcggacaccttttgttGTGCCATTTACAGTTGAcacgctgctagcttgttgatgtacagaatatctaataataaattaatacgtaaataaacagctctaaaactggcagtatatttacaatgtattTGTCCAGTACGTCTATATTTTTTTCGACGATATATCGATGTAAATATAAATTTGTTCGGTACATCGAGGATGGATAATGATATTTTTGTAAAATATCGGTATATCGGATtacagatattttgaaaaatatcaacaATCCTCTCGTGATACTGTAAGGCATGTAGAAATTAGTAGTAATTATTGTATTCTACGGAATCCTTTCACAAAGAAAAGTACTTGTGATGTGTCCAGAGAGATTACACCTATGAATGTTCCAGCAGGAAGAGAACATCGTATCTTGGTGTTCTGGGTGTGGCATATCACAGACTGCTTACTGACAATGCAGTGTAGTCAAGCGTGAAGCTACCATTGTCAAACATTCTGGTACTTTGTTTTACACGTTTCACATCTGTACCTGTTGATAATTTCCGTCACATTTACCATGGATACCTTCTGGGCAACAGCTTTGCTGCTCTCTGACTGGTTACATTCtgtgactcatcatcatcatctcttgcAGGTACCACAGCTATATCCATCGATAACATCCTACTGTTTCACGATGTGGAAGCCAACAGTATGAGCTTGCTCCTCTGTCTAGTAGGAACATGTGAGTCTGCCAATTTCCTGTGCCTAGTGAACACCATTTTTTGCAGACACtatatctgcatccattcataatACCTTTCAGGAAGTGGAAGACTAAATCTGAGCTTTGCCCATACTGGCCCACTTTTTAGTGGGGCTCTGTGTGTCTAAAAAGAAAGTACGTATAATGAGCACCACATCTCGCAGCCACTAACGTCCTACTGTTTCGCAAGGTGAAAGTATACAGTCTCGTTCCTTTGTCGGCTGCATCACTGTAAGACCTCCAAGAAACTAGATGTGAAGAGTATATAATCACCCCATATTCATGCATCTGCAATGCTCTTCTATTTCCTGATGTAGTATAGGAGAATCCAGGTTCCAACAGTAATAACAATTATGATGGGACTCTGTGAGCCCAATAAACTCAGCTGGTTTATGAGaactacagtcatgctcataaactaagaataatgctgatacattgtgaaacaacgctctggtgggcggtttacaggtataaatcacctcagggtatgaccatggggtcgtcgcacggtggcgttggcagcagtccacatatgcagaggtgtgttggtgcatgtaagaGTATGGTGTAGCCAAtaagtgtgcagactttttcagacgtgCTATGATGACTGTGTgatggaaatggctcaaagaacacatattgatgacgttatgaggagcaGAATACTAGGACTTCTGGAAGCTGGTcaagcacagcaggtcgtagcatgggacctccgtgtgtcacaaagtgtgacctcaagattatggcaacgattccagcagacaggaaacgtgtccagtcactacagtacgggacgtccacactgtacaacaccaaaagaagaccgatatttcaccatcagtgcccgcagacggccatggagcactgcaggtagccttactgtagccactggaacagttgtcttcagacacacagtctacagacggctgaacagacatggtttattcgcctggggtgcattccactgacccctagtcacaggagagcccgaaaagcctggtgtcaggaacacagtacatggtcattggaacagtggtcccaggttatgttcaacgACGAatgcaggtatagtctgaacagtgattctcgcctcgTTTTCATCTGGCTTGACCTGGAACCAGAtgccaatcccttaatgtccttgaaagaggcctgtatgaaggtcgtggtttgatggtgtggggtgggattatgattggtgcacgtatacaTCCGCCTGTCTTTGATGGAGGAACAATAACCGgttaggtgtatcgggatgtcattttgcaccagtattctGCCTTTTCAGTGGTGAAGCGGCTCCCAcctacctcctgatggatgataacgcacggcgccactgagctgccatcgtggaggagtactttgaaacaaGATATCAGGCGAacagagtggcctgcctgttctccagacctaaaccccatccgtcacatctgggatgctctcggtcgacgtatcactgcaagtcttcaaacccctaggacacttcaggagctccgacaggcactggttcaaGAATGGTAGGCTGATACCCCAGTAGCTGGTcgaacacctgatccagagtatgccaacccgttgtgctgcctgtgtacgtgtgcatggtgatcatatcctgtttgatgtcggggtacatgcgcaggaaacagtgacgttttgtagcacatgagtttcgggacggttttctcaacttatcaccaatacaacggacttacagatctgtgtcgtgtatgttcccaatgctatgcctatgctattagcgccagttttctgtagtaccacgttgtgtggcaccacattctgcaattatccttaatttatgagcatgagtgtacttctcACAGCCATGAGATTTTTTTAGTACTTGATGATGCTCTATTGTTTCAGAATGCTGGTGAGTGCATTTCGAAAGCTTGACAATCTAATTCCTTGACTGACGGGCCTCTGTGAACATGTACTTCGTAATCATCCCTAAATGCTACCATACATCTATCAGTTGATGATGTCCTACTGTTTCAGGATGAGGAGGGCTACAGTGTGGGCATCGGCAGTACTGGTCCTGTGCCTGGCGGGCCTCTGTGAGTCGGCCAGGATTCTCTGCCTGATGAGCACCGTCTCCCACAGCCACCACATCTTCAACCGGGCCCTCACGCTCGAGCTCGCCAAACGCGGTCACCAGGTGACTGTGTTCGCTCCAGACCGGGAGAAGAAACCCGTTCCCAACCTCCGGGAGATCCTCGTAGAAGGGGCATACGAGGCTGCACATGAAGATTTCGACTACGAGACCTTCGCTGAAATGAGTGAGATGGACATGGTTGGCGAAATTTTCGGCTGGGGTGTAACCACTTGCCGTCACACCTTAAAGTCGAAAGGTGCCCGACACCTGCTAGAACTGGCGAAGAAAGAAGCTTTCGACCTCGTCATCAACGAATACGGCCTACAGGAATGCCTGCTGGGATTCATCAGCAAATTCGGCAACCCTCCAGTGATCGGAATCGCAGCCTACCCCAGTCCTCCATGGGCAAATGAGGTGGTGGGGAACTTCCAGAACCCGTCCTATGTGAACACTTACATTTTGCCTTTGACCGACCACATGACATTCACGCAGAGGATGCAAAACTTTCTGCTCGATAACTATGCGTCTCTCTACCGCCGGTTTTTGTACATGCCGAAGCAGGATGAGCTCAGCAGGAAGTTTTTCGGTGACTCTACGCCGCTGCCCAGCGAGGTCGAGAAGAACGTCAGCTTCGTGATGGTCAACACCCACTTCAGCACGGACTACCCCAAGCCGCTGGTGCCAGCCATCATAGAGATCGGCGGGCTGCAAGCGAAACCTCCACAGCCGCTACCCAAGGTAAGCTGAACCTTGTCACAGTTTACTTCTCCAATTTATGAATGCTTGTATATGTTACATCTGTAACATCCGTCTTTTTGACAATGTCAGTCCCTCATATGCTTAGTTACGATTGTTGCGGCCTTACAAGTAACGCTAAGTCTACATCATTGGTGCCTCAGCTCACATTCGGTCTAATAGCTATAATCACAGTTGACCTACCTATCATGTCAACATAATCGCAACATGAAACTTTTTATGCGTTATCTGCAAACTGCATCTTGGCATGGACAGGATACTTTCAACGCACACAACTCCATTCCTGCTCTAACAGTGTGGCTAAATACAACTCAAAAATATTATTGGTATATATCATGTATGCAGGATtgtctcaggtgactgttaacataggagggttatgtagggattttactaaaaaggatcaggtagtgattgcgtgtggggctggtaatagtattgatagggatggggagtatgacatagatggtcacctggaaaagatagccactcagactggcaacacgaatgtgcatttcgtgggactgtttcagcgtcacgatcggcatcATCTCaaaacagccgtcaggcgtaataacaagagacttgggggtgcgctgatgacagaaggcatgagtcacatttcagtggtgtcggtggagtctatcagcaggacgggtttcactagacacggcctgcacctcaacaggtatggaaaggggaggttggcaaagcttataggtgacagcataggtaggggtggtgggatcactcatgggaaaattcaggtagttgtgggtgttagagctgtaccttttttggattgaagtcagctgatacgtaTTTCTGCTTAAGGTAAGTCTCTCTAACaaggaaaccactttcgacaaagcttaggtatccgattaatgagggaattagcatatttcatcaaaatatacaaggtattagagataaagttagtgaactgcttatagatgttgactctgaaattattgatatatctgaacacttcttaaataaggagataatcagaggcttcctttaccaggatacaggttggctggcagcttttcgaggagctctttgcggtgtgggggagtagccatgtatgtgaaaatcggcatcccatttgagtcaattgatattTCAAGGTACTGcattgaaaaggtgttagaatgttgtgcaggtgtggttaaatttaacggaggtAAACTTCTaagtgttgttatttatagatccccagactccgatttcacaacatttttgctaaagcttgaggacgttcttggttcactttataggaaatacaaaaagttagttacatgtgatgacttcaatattaattgtataaatgattgtgcaaggaaaaggatgatgatagacctccttaattcatataatcttatgcaaaccgtattctttccaacgagagtgcaagggaacagtagaacaaccataaatatttttgttcattcctcattactagaacggCATtcagttagcaaaaaggtgaatagcctttcagatcatgatgcacaaattttaagtctaaaagatttttgtgctgcaatacatgttaaatatagttaccaactttttaggaaatcTGATCTAGTTGCCGTAGAggcttttgtaaaccttatcaagggacaagagtggcaagatcgtgcgctttgaaagttgctttccgttagaacgttcaaaacagggtagttgcacaaacaggcagcctgggtggctgactaaagggctaGGAATATCTTGTAGAATatctaagtctcaggataaaattgaaatcatatggtcagtcgtaaaggaattggctggtctgtagagacaggtcgaggatatagaatcagtgcgtagtgggaatgtctgtgatactgataagtcgcatatatgtacactacttaataatcactttctgaatatagcagatgaactaaatagaaacctagtcccaacagggaatcatattacGCTCGAAGAGAAAAGTGTACCGAGACTTTTGCctcaaatgctcctccatgatactgacaagaaggGGACTGAATTAATAGCAtctaacatctacactcctggaaattgaaataagaacaccgtgaattcattgtcccaggaaggggaaactttattgacacattcctggggtcagatacatcacatgatcacactgacagaaccacaggcacatagacacaggcaacagagcatgcacaatgtcggcactagtacagtgtatatccacctttcgcagcaatgcaggctgctattctcccatggagacgatcgtagagatgctggatgtagtcctgtggaacggcttgccatgccatttccacctggcgcctcagttggaccagcgttcgtcctggacgtgcagaccgcgtgagacgacgcttcatccagtcccaaacatgctcaatgggggacagatccggagatcttgctggccagggtagttgacttacaccttctagagcacgttgggtggcacgagatacatgcggacgtgcattgtcctgttggaacagcaagctcgcttgccggtctaggaatggtagaacgatgggttcgatgacggtttggatgtaccatgcactattcagtgtcccctggacgatcaccagaagtgtacggccagtgtaggagatcgctccccacaccatgatgccgggtgttggccctgtgtgcctcggtcgtatgcagtcctgattgtggcgctcacctgcacggcgccaaacacgcatacgaccatcattggcaccaaggcagaagcgactctcatcgctgaggacgacacgtctccattcgtccctccattcacgcctgtcgcgacaccactggaggcgggctgcacgatgttggggcgttagcggaagaaggcctaacggtgtgcgggaccgtagcccagcttcatggagacggttgcgaatggtcctcgccgataccccaggagcaacagtgtccctaatttgctgggaagtggcggtgtggtcccctacggcactgcgtaggatcgtacggtcttggcgtgcatccgtgcgtcgctgcggtccggtcccatgtcgacgagcacgtgcaccttccgccgaccactggcgacaacatcgatgtactgtggagacctcacgccccacgtgttgagcaattcggcggtacgtccacccggcctcccgcatgcccactatacgccctcgctcaaagtccgtcaactgcacatacggttcacgtccacgctgtcgcggcatgataccagtgttaaagactgcgatggagctccgtatgccacggcaaactggctgacactgacggcggctgtgcacaaatgctgcgcagctagcgccattcgacagccaacaccgcggttcctggtgtgtccgctgtgccgtgcgcgtgatcattgcttgtacagccatctcgcagtgtccggagtaagtatggtgggtctgacacaccggtgtcgatgtgttcttttttccatttccaggagcgtagtatctagcagaatactgaagtattgttccatgtatgttagcccagtacttagccatatctgtaacttttcctttaggagtagtcggtttcctgaccgattaaagtactcggtagtgaagccactttataaaaagagagacaggaataatgttgacaattatagacctatttctatgctaaaGTTATCGAgtgggttgtatatacaaggttcctGGTGCATTTAAATTcactaatttgctgtcaaatgtacagtttggttttagaaatggcttaacaactgaaaatgctacagtctcttttctctgtgaggttttggacggattaaataaaaggttgcgaacgttaggtgttttctttgatttaacgaaggtttttgactgtgttgaccacaaaatattactgcagaagttggaccattatggagtaagtggagtagcttacaattggttcgcctcttactttaagaacagaaagcagatggtagttctccgcaatattgagagtggtagtgatgttcagtcctaatgggcactgttaaatggggcgttccccaagggtcggtgctggggccactgctgtttcttatttataaaaatgatatgccttctagtattacaggtgattcaaaaatatttcggtttgctgatgacaccagcttggtagtgaaggatgttgtgtgtaatattgaaacattatcaaataatgtagttcatgaaataagttcgtgggttgtggaaaataatttgatgttaaatcacagtaagactcagtttttacagtttctaactcacaactcAACAAGAActtatattttaatcagacaggatgggcatattataagcgagacggaacagttcaagttcctaggcgatcggatagatagtaagctgttgtggaaagcccatgttcaggatcttgttcagaaactaaatgccgctttatttaccattagaacactatctgaaataagtgacgtttcaacacgaaaagtagaccgcatattttcatacgcttatgtcatatggtattattttttggagtaattcttctgattcaaaaagggcatttttggctcaaaaacgggctgttcgagctatatgtggtgtaagttcgagaacctcttgtcgacccctattcaatagtctgggaattctgacattgccctcacagtatatattttctttaatatcgtttgttgttagcaa is a genomic window of Schistocerca gregaria isolate iqSchGreg1 chromosome 9, iqSchGreg1.2, whole genome shotgun sequence containing:
- the LOC126291809 gene encoding UDP-glucosyltransferase 2-like, which produces MRRATVWASAVLVLCLAGLCESARILCLMSTVSHSHHIFNRALTLELAKRGHQVTVFAPDREKKPVPNLREILVEGAYEAAHEDFDYETFAEMSEMDMVGEIFGWGVTTCRHTLKSKGARHLLELAKKEAFDLVINEYGLQECLLGFISKFGNPPVIGIAAYPSPPWANEVVGNFQNPSYVNTYILPLTDHMTFTQRMQNFLLDNYASLYRRFLYMPKQDELSRKFFGDSTPLPSEVEKNVSFVMVNTHFSTDYPKPLVPAIIEIGGLQAKPPQPLPKDLKDFLDSANEGAVFMSLGSNIRSDKLGEASRRAFLEVFRELPQKVLWKWESDSLPGQPSNVKIIKWAPQNDILAHPNVKVFISHGGMLSTMEAVYHGVPVVGVPFMADQYPNLRRNVARGTAVELDTPKLTKESVLEALNKVLNDPSYEQRMKRLSAIYRDRPQTALETAVWWTEYALRHQGAPHLRCASLDLHWFQRWLLDVIAFLLLAAAAASSALYLLTRKVLSALFQEGGKLKKS